The genomic window CTGTTCGCAAGCGGGACTCCAAAACGAAGGGAAAGCTCCACGCCACGCGCGCTACGCCTGGGGCGGAGGGATGCGGATCCGAACGCCGCCTGCGCGCTGCCGATCGAGGCCATCGCCGCGCGCGGTCGACTTCGACGTGATCCACTCCCACGTCGACTGGCTGCCGCTTCCGGTGCTGCGGCGGACGGAAGTCCCGTTCCTCACGACGATGCACGGCCGGCTTGACCTTCCAGGTCTCTCCGATGTGATGGGGGCTTTTCCGAATGCGCCATTCGTCGCTATTTCCGACAACCAGCGTCGGCAGCTTCCGGACGCCAGCTGGATCGCGACGATCCGGCACGAGCTGCCCAATGATCTGTTTAGGCCGTCCTACGAACGTGGTTCGTACGTGGCCTTTCTAGGGCGTCTGACGGCGGACAAGGGACCGGAAGCCGCCATACGCATCGCACGCGCCGCGCGGCTACCGCTGCGGATCGCCGCCAAGATACCTCGCGCGGAGACGTCCTACTTCAAGAAGAACCTCGAACCTCACATAGATGGCCAGAAGATCCAGCTCGTGGGCGAAGTCGACGACGCGAAGAAGCAGCCTTTCCTCGCGAACGCAGCGGCCCTGCTGTTTCCGATCGATTGGTCGCCTGCGCCGTGCTGCAGATGGCCCTGCAGATGCAGACCGGGGCAGCGGGATATTTCCTGCTCCTCCCGGGCGTGTTTCTGTCGGGCCTGATCTTCGACCGCGGCTCCGGAATATTCGCAGCGATCATTGCCATCGGCGTCGGCGCTTACCTCAGTTACGCCGGCAGTAGCGGCATCGATTATATTTCGACCAACGCCCTGTTCGCGACCACCGCAGCCGGAACGGCCACCGTCGCGGAATTTCAGCGCGCGGAATTGCGGCGGGTCATGCTGGCGGACAAGACAAAGGCCGTGCTGCTGCAGGAGATGGCGCATCGGACCAAGAACAACCTCGCAATCCTCGGCGGGATGATCCGGCTGGAGGCAAGGCACGGCGGGCCGGAAGTCGCGGCCGCGCTGGAAGCCACGGCGCGCCGGCTGCAGGTGATGGCGGAGGTCTACGATCACCTCTCGCTCAAGCAGGATTCGCGCTAGGTGAACATGCGCTACTTCCTGAACGACGTCGTCGAGAAGGTCTTCCAGTCCTTGGCTCCGTCTGGACCCATCGCTTTCCAGGTGGTCTGCGAGGACGTCTACCTGGCAAACAACCACGCGCTCGCGATCGGCATGATCGCGCTTACATCGAGGGCTTTCATTGATAGGCTGTGCGGCCGGCATGTCCGCTCTTGATGCTGTGGACGGCTCCTCCACCGGCACGAGAGTGCCAAGGTATGGGCGCCGTTTTTGCGCAGCCTGTTCACGGCCGGCGCACTCGCCGTGATCCGCTATGCCAAAATCCATGGAGCGGGGCGTCGACCCTGGCTCTCCGCATTGCTGGCGCGGCGAGCAACTAAGGTCGCTGCCATCGCGCTTGCCAACAAACTCGCCAGGATAGCCTGGGCGATGATGGCGAGGAACGAACGCTACAAGGAACCCGCCGCTCTCATGGCGTAAATGAGATTACGCCGGACATGCCGGTGTGACGTAACGGTTGCAAGGGCGAACAGCACCTATGCAGCGCCGGTCGATCCGGCGATCAGGACAACCCACAAGGGCCACGGCATCTCCGAATGCGTGCTTTTGAACGGGACCTGATCCGCGGAGGGCATTATGGCCAGCGGTCACGTGAACCGCGCAAACAGGCCGAACACATGGCCGCTCCGACCAACGCCGCAAAGTGAAGATTCTCCTTGCCAACCAGGAGCCGTCCACACATGGGCCCTTAGCCGAAGAAGGCTAAGGCCATCGCGGTGTCAGCTGTCGGGGGTACAGCGGCACGACAACGGACCCGCCGGTTCACGCTGGCGGGCCTTCTACTTGATCCCGTGCCACGTCCGCTCCCAGCGAGCGGAGATCGGCGCCCGTTCAGCATCGCTGAGCGGCCGGCGCGCGAACATCTCTGTTGCCTCTCTGGGGCTCTTGGCCCGCAATTCCAACGCTACCACCACGACCATCGCGGCCGGCTCATCATCCGGGAATGCCCGGATGTACCGCTCTGCGCGACGCCTCCTTATTGCTCTAGTGATAAATTCTAGCATCTCAAGCCTAGGCTAGAGTGACCCAAGAAACTGCTAGATCAACAGCAACACCACAATCACCAGCATGGCGTAGACCGTTCTGCGGCCGATCCGGTTCATTCTAGAACCTCATATTCGAGCGCCACGCTCTCGGGGGCATTCTCCTCGAACCTCGGTCTGCAGGACTTCGGCGTACATACCTTAGTTTATTGTCACAGTGTTTTCCAATTCTCACCAATTTTGCGGGTCAGCAAACGAGCGCAAATGCGAACAAGGAGACTTACGGGGGACACATTTGTGGCCATCAAAAATGTCGTCATTCCTTTGGACGATGAATATCTGCAGAAGGCAGCAAAGGAGCGCGGAATCTCCCGCTCCAAGCTTGTGCGATTTGTTATGGAGAAGGTTGTGAGCGACGAACTCGTTCCCGCTATTCTCGGAGAGGGCGACTTGTCGAACGTTGAGCCGCCTCCGCAAAAGTATCGACGCTTTCGGCATCCAGCATAGGCGTGACACTCGATCCAACACAAGCGCTCCTAGGCTACCGCACCTACCAAGGGACAGCCGACCTTGGACGATCATCATCTGGAGCAACTAATTCAGTGGCTGGTCACAATGCTAATGGGGCAATCGATCGTGCGTTGCACGAGGTGCAGGCCGCGCGGCGTGATCTCACCTTAACCGCCTTCAGCGTGCGGCAGGCAGAAGCTGTTCGCAGAATAGATAGAGCCCAAGCCAGGCTTGCTAATCTGTGCAGTCCCGGAACCGCGGGGCATACCGGCCTTCTCACGACAACGCGTCCGTCACGCGATCCATAGCGGGATGACTGCGGCGGGCCACTATCCGACGCCCTCATTCCAGCACATCGTACTCGAAGGCGACGCCTTCCGGATCGTTTTCATCGAGCCAAGCCTGAGCGATTTCCTCGGTGGCAAAGACCTTCAGATCCTTACCTTGATCGTAAATCCAAACCGTCACAGTTCGCGCTCCATCGCGGGGTGACTACGGTTCTTGACCTTGATCCAGAATTTTTGCCGCCCGCCGCGGTAAGGCCGATCGCGATGTTTGGAGACCAGGCCCTCTAGGCCCATCCGGCAGGCCGCCCGAAAGAGGTCAGGGCCGATCTCGCCGCGCTCGAATGGTGCCACCGTGATCCCGTCCGGCCGCCGCGCCAATAGCCTCTCTAGGTTTGTCTTCCGGAGGTGTAGAGGCAGAGCGCGCAAATCGTCGCCGCCCATCGCGAGAATATCGAAGGCGTAAAGCTGGACTTCGTGATCGTGCCTGCGGGAATGAAGCGCGTTGAAATCGGAGATGCCGTCAACACCCAGGATCACGGCCTCGCCGTCGATGACGAATTGCTTCTGCCGGTTCTTCAAAGCAGCTTCGACAATCCAGGGATAGCGGTTGGTCCAGTCGCTGCCGTTTCGGGAAAACAGACGCACGCGTTCGTTCTCCCGGATGACTAGCATCCGGTAGCCGTCGTGCTTCACCTCATGAATCCAGTCCGGCCCGTTTGGGACCTGCTTGCTGGCGATCGCCAAGCAGAGCTCGTATGCCATACGCAGGAAGATGAAATAGACGCAGACGCCGGAAAAAGCGAATCCGATAGCCGCCCGACGAAAAGGCCCCAGCGCTGAGGGAGGAAAGCTGAGGCCTTCGCGCGCTATCCTGAGGAGGAGACTCCACAGGGAGAAATCAGTTCCTTTCTGAATGTTCCTTCATGTGACTCAAAAAACCTGCCTCACGCGTTACAAGGTTCCTCCGCTGGAACCATTAACGCGCATGTTAGTTTTGCCTGAGGTGGCGTGGACGGTCGTAGAGGCGACCATGGAGCAAAAGCACGAATTGCAGCTCCTATCCGCTGAAGAGTTGCGGGCGTTGCGGAAAGACGTCGACGCGACGCCGGCGCGCACCCCTATCAAGAGAAAGAGCATGCTCGAAAAACGCCTGCAGCAATTGCTGCCGCGTCAGGTGGAAAGCCGAGCCAGGAGCGTCGAAACCTAGAGCGAACCGGAGATCGCGATGCCTAAGCAGATTGCGATTGCCCTCTGGTCATTGGCAGCTGCTTGCGTGCTGGCATTCAGTTTGGCGGCGATCGTTTCTTCTCACTGACCGCTCAAGAGATCGCAAACTGCCTCTTTCATGTTGATGCCATTGCGGCTACCTATTTTGAACACGTCAGCCCATTTCTACTTTCCCCGATCTGGGACAGCCGTCGAATCGTCGAATGGCGGATCAAAGGAGAAAAGGGGGGCAATTAAACGCGTGTTCGTAATCGTGGCTGCATTGGTGGCTGTTACATCGGCGGCTCATGCGCGCGGCCCAGGAGGAGGATTTGGTGGGGGTGCCTCCAGCTTCTCGCCGGGTCATTCGTTTCAGAGCAATGGTCCCGTTTCCGGGTACCATGGCGCATCGGGTTATTCTCCCTGCCACCAGATGCGCTTGAACGGCTCCGGTAGCGCCGAGCAGCGGGCTACGCGCCCGGTAAGCTCAAGCGTTAGGCACAAGAATACGCGGAGGCCGCCTCAGTTGGCGGCCTCTATCGTCAAGAAACGGACACAGGTGCCGCTCTCGTGCAGCTCGAGCCAGCCGCGTTCGACGGCATACCTGATGTCGGCGCCAAACTCCTCGCCGGTGGCCTTAAAAGTGTACAGGAACGGCGCGTTGATCTTCTCGATATGAATGCGGCCGTCTTGGACGGGTTCGATGCTGGCGGCGAGCTCGACCAGCTTACGGCCGGCGGCTTCCGGGTCGGCGTAGGGGCGTGCCTCGACGTGTTTCATGCGCCGTCCCGGCAAGCCAGCACGTGGTCCAGCTTGGCCTCGACATCGCGATCTCGGAAGGCGCTGCCGTCGCTGGGAAGAGGGATGTACTCGAGGAGAACGTGCAGCAGATCGTTCAGGTCCCGATTGCGCTTGGCGCCGAGCGCGATCTGTTCCGCAACGTATCGGGCGTCCTCCAGCGAGAGCTCGCGAACATCCCTGAGGCGAAGCGTCTTCTCCTTTCTGCGGATGTACCAGATCGGCTTGTGTGGCGTGATGCGGATCGTCAGTCCTTTAGACTTGTCGTCTCCCAGCTCAACGACGGTGCGAGCCAGCCGCTCGTCTTCGCTCATGGCGACAGCGTCGTAGAGATGGTCTTCCGTCAACCGGAGCGACTTGCGCAAGAACTTCGGCGGGGGCGTCGGGAGGGCCAACCTTGTACAACGTTCATACAAAACAGCCATAAAAATAACCCCCGCGTTCTTGGAGCGTTCCCAAACGCTATTGTTGCAGTATAAACAGCAATATCAATAACTTATTAACGCCGGGTCATCGCGCTGGAGAGGGCAGGGATTCAGCCTTCCAAGCTGAATACGAGGGTTCGATTCCCCTCACCCGCTCCAATGTTCTCAACAGCTTAGGCGTTTCATTCCGGCACGTCGCCCTTCGCCGACGACCAGCGGCATTTGCCCCTGTGCCTTCGGCATGACGGCCATACGTGGTCAAAGAAAATTATCGCAATGGTCTGAACAGGCCCCGCCGCTGCCGGCATGTTCGATGACGTGGACCTGGCTCAGGCTCTTCGGTGGTTGAGGTAGCGAAGCGCGAGCCTGATGAAATTGTGCACCACCATCGACGTCTCGTCCTCCCTGAACACCAGAAACACATCGGCCGTGGGGGGCGAGGGCCTGATCGGGCGAAATACGATGTCGGTGGTTGTGAACCGCGCAATCGACTGCGGCACGAGTGCCACACCAAAACCTGCGGCAATCAGACTTGGGATCGACTGGGCGTCGACGACTTGCTGGGAAACCTTTGGGAGGAAGCCGGCGTCGACACAGCACTTCTGCACGTAGCGGGCGAAATCCGAGCTGCCCGGATCCAGGACGACGTGATCCTCGGAGGCGAGATCACCGAGGGCGATGCGCTTGCGGTGCGCCAGCCGATGGGTGCGGGGCACGGCGAGGACGACCTCTTCGCGCCACGCCAGCTTGCTGGTCAGGTCGCGCTCCGCGGGAATGCCGCGAATGAGACAGATGTTGGTGGTACGGCCAAGGAGCGCGGCGATCTGCAGCGCCGGCGCCTGCTCATGCACGGTCATCTTGACCTGCGGAGCGACCTTCCGGTAGGCCGCGAGCAGCTCGGCGAGACGCCCGCGCAAGATCGAGCCGGTCGCGCCGACATCCAGCGTTCCGACCAAGCCGGCGCCTATCGACCGGACCTCGTCTTCGGTGGCTTTGACTTGCTGCAGGATCGCGCGCCCACGCACCAGCATGGCTTCGCCGGCCT from Bradyrhizobium zhanjiangense includes these protein-coding regions:
- a CDS encoding histidine kinase dimerization/phosphoacceptor domain -containing protein, whose amino-acid sequence is MQTGAAGYFLLLPGVFLSGLIFDRGSGIFAAIIAIGVGAYLSYAGSSGIDYISTNALFATTAAGTATVAEFQRAELRRVMLADKTKAVLLQEMAHRTKNNLAILGGMIRLEARHGGPEVAAALEATARRLQVMAEVYDHLSLKQDSR
- a CDS encoding RNA ligase family protein encodes the protein MAYELCLAIASKQVPNGPDWIHEVKHDGYRMLVIRENERVRLFSRNGSDWTNRYPWIVEAALKNRQKQFVIDGEAVILGVDGISDFNALHSRRHDHEVQLYAFDILAMGGDDLRALPLHLRKTNLERLLARRPDGITVAPFERGEIGPDLFRAACRMGLEGLVSKHRDRPYRGGRQKFWIKVKNRSHPAMEREL
- a CDS encoding LysR substrate-binding domain-containing protein codes for the protein MDLRQLRYFIAVAEERSFTLAARRLNLSQPPLSQHIQALEAELGTQLLYRTSRRVELTQAGEAMLVRGRAILQQVKATEDEVRSIGAGLVGTLDVGATGSILRGRLAELLAAYRKVAPQVKMTVHEQAPALQIAALLGRTTNICLIRGIPAERDLTSKLAWREEVVLAVPRTHRLAHRKRIALGDLASEDHVVLDPGSSDFARYVQKCCVDAGFLPKVSQQVVDAQSIPSLIAAGFGVALVPQSIARFTTTDIVFRPIRPSPPTADVFLVFREDETSMVVHNFIRLALRYLNHRRA